A single Triticum dicoccoides isolate Atlit2015 ecotype Zavitan chromosome 2A, WEW_v2.0, whole genome shotgun sequence DNA region contains:
- the LOC119353201 gene encoding importin subunit alpha-1a-like isoform X1: MPRVPRRPSDEARRGAYKPPGVDAARSRRRREDRFLALRRRNRDTGLFKRRREEPSLTPAPVVPPSDAAADATAPPPPPEPSSPPSSPPPADALRAAAEAELEGLSEMVDKVWSDDTATQLEATVQFRKLLSDGKNSTMIKIIRADVLPRFAEFLSRQRPPQLQMEAAWVLTNIAASDYTLLVAECGAVPRLVELLESPDANIRHQATWALGNIAADMPSCRETVLDHGAVTPLLAQFKEGMKVSVLRTATWALSNLCFGKLPAEVQVKPILEIISLLIHSADEKILADACWALYYICDGVEGGIQDALDAGVCPQLIKLLMHASANILLPVITSLARISAGDDTQVQVIVEQGILPCLAQLLARNYPKIIKKQACLIVSNITGGSKDQIQAVIDADVMNHVIVLLKTSETDLKKEAAWAISNAASGGSSNQIQYLVSRGCLEPLCNVLKYQGVDLVYTCLEGLQNILEEGEIGKQGNESATNPYAQFILENGGLDNLEDLQDFDNDAVYKLAMKLLEKYWDEEVSDDANLTASKDGPAENVETVPEEATQPPVPAPSSEGIE, translated from the exons ATGCCGCGCGTCCCACGGCGGCCGTCCGACGAGGCGCGCCGCGGCGCGTACAAGCCACCGGGCGTGGATGCCGCCCGCTCGCGCCGGCGCCGCGAGGACCGCTTCCTCGCCCTCCGTCGCCGCAACCGCGACACCGGCCTCTTCAAGCGCCGCCGCGAGGAGCCCAGCCTCACCCCCGCCCCCGTCGTGCCTCCCTCCGATGCGGCCGCAGACGccaccgcgccacctcctccccccGAGCCGTCTTCGCCCCCGTCCTCTCCACCCCCCGCAGACGCTCTGCGGGCTGCTGCCGAAGCTGAG CTTGAAGGCCTATCAGAAATGGTGGATAAAGTCTGGTCAGATGACACAGCTACTCAGCTGGAAGCCACAGTCCAGTTCAGGAAACTTCTCTCGGACG GGAAGAACTCAACCATGATAAAAATCATTAGAGCGGATGTCCTGCCAAGGTTTGCTGAGTTCCTTTCAAGACAAAGACCTCCTCAGCTCCAA ATGGAAGCAGCATGGGTGCTTACCAACATAGCTGCGTCTGATTATACACTGCTAGTTGCAGAGTGCGGTGCTGTTCCAAGGCTGGTAGAGCTCTTAGAATCCCCAGATGCTAATATCAGACACCAG GCTACATGGGCCCTTGGAAATATAGCTGCAGACATGCCTAGCTGCAGAGAGACTGTTCTTGATCATGGCGCTGTTACGCCATTACTTGCTCAATTTAAAGAAGGCATGAAAGTTTCAGTTCTGAGGACTGCTACATGGGCACTGTCAAACCTTTGTTTTGGGAAATTACCAGCTGAAGTACAA GTGAAACCAATATTGGAAATAATCAGCCTTCTTATCCATTCCGCAGATGAGAAGATCTTGGCAGATGCATGCTGGGCTCTTTATTATATATGCGATGGTGTGGAAGGTGGCATCCAAGATGCATTAGATGCAGGTGTATGCCCTCAACTTATAAAACTTCTGAT GCATGCGTCAGCTAATATTCTTCTCCCTGTCATTACGTCACTCGCGAGAATTTCTGCGGGAGATGATACTCAAGTGCAG GTCATAGTAGAACAGGGCATTCTTCCTTGCTTAGCCCAGCTATTAGCGCGAAATTATCCAAAGATCATCAAGAAACAAGCTTGTCTAATTGTTTCTAATATTACCGGCGGCAGCAAGGATCAGATTCAG GCAGTCAttgatgctgatgttatgaaccaTGTCATTGTCCTACTAAAGACCTCAGAAACTGATTTAAAGAAGGAAGCTGCTTGGGCTATATCAAATGCTGCCTCTGGTGGTTCAAGCAATCAAATCCA GTATTTGGTGAGCCGGGGATGTTTGGAGCCACTCTGCAATGTCCTCAAGTACCAAGGCGTTGATCTTGTGTATACGTGTCTGGAAGGTCTCCAAAATATACTCGAGGAGGGTGAGATCGGGAAGCAGGGTAATGAATCCGCGACGAACCCTTATGCACAGTTTATTCTGGAGAATGGGGGCTTGGACAATTTGGAGGATCTGCAGGATTTCGACAATGACGCGGTTTACAAGTTAGCCATGAAGCTCCTCGAGAAGTATTGGGACGAGGAAGTAAGCGATGACGCAAACTTGACCGCATCCAAAGACGGCCCTGCAGAGAATGTGGAGACGGTGCCGGAAGAAGCCACACAGCCACCGGTACCAGCGCCCAGCTCAGAGGGAATCGAGTGA
- the LOC119353201 gene encoding importin subunit alpha-4-like isoform X2 codes for MVDKVWSDDTATQLEATVQFRKLLSDGKNSTMIKIIRADVLPRFAEFLSRQRPPQLQMEAAWVLTNIAASDYTLLVAECGAVPRLVELLESPDANIRHQATWALGNIAADMPSCRETVLDHGAVTPLLAQFKEGMKVSVLRTATWALSNLCFGKLPAEVQVKPILEIISLLIHSADEKILADACWALYYICDGVEGGIQDALDAGVCPQLIKLLMHASANILLPVITSLARISAGDDTQVQVIVEQGILPCLAQLLARNYPKIIKKQACLIVSNITGGSKDQIQAVIDADVMNHVIVLLKTSETDLKKEAAWAISNAASGGSSNQIQYLVSRGCLEPLCNVLKYQGVDLVYTCLEGLQNILEEGEIGKQGNESATNPYAQFILENGGLDNLEDLQDFDNDAVYKLAMKLLEKYWDEEVSDDANLTASKDGPAENVETVPEEATQPPVPAPSSEGIE; via the exons ATGGTGGATAAAGTCTGGTCAGATGACACAGCTACTCAGCTGGAAGCCACAGTCCAGTTCAGGAAACTTCTCTCGGACG GGAAGAACTCAACCATGATAAAAATCATTAGAGCGGATGTCCTGCCAAGGTTTGCTGAGTTCCTTTCAAGACAAAGACCTCCTCAGCTCCAA ATGGAAGCAGCATGGGTGCTTACCAACATAGCTGCGTCTGATTATACACTGCTAGTTGCAGAGTGCGGTGCTGTTCCAAGGCTGGTAGAGCTCTTAGAATCCCCAGATGCTAATATCAGACACCAG GCTACATGGGCCCTTGGAAATATAGCTGCAGACATGCCTAGCTGCAGAGAGACTGTTCTTGATCATGGCGCTGTTACGCCATTACTTGCTCAATTTAAAGAAGGCATGAAAGTTTCAGTTCTGAGGACTGCTACATGGGCACTGTCAAACCTTTGTTTTGGGAAATTACCAGCTGAAGTACAA GTGAAACCAATATTGGAAATAATCAGCCTTCTTATCCATTCCGCAGATGAGAAGATCTTGGCAGATGCATGCTGGGCTCTTTATTATATATGCGATGGTGTGGAAGGTGGCATCCAAGATGCATTAGATGCAGGTGTATGCCCTCAACTTATAAAACTTCTGAT GCATGCGTCAGCTAATATTCTTCTCCCTGTCATTACGTCACTCGCGAGAATTTCTGCGGGAGATGATACTCAAGTGCAG GTCATAGTAGAACAGGGCATTCTTCCTTGCTTAGCCCAGCTATTAGCGCGAAATTATCCAAAGATCATCAAGAAACAAGCTTGTCTAATTGTTTCTAATATTACCGGCGGCAGCAAGGATCAGATTCAG GCAGTCAttgatgctgatgttatgaaccaTGTCATTGTCCTACTAAAGACCTCAGAAACTGATTTAAAGAAGGAAGCTGCTTGGGCTATATCAAATGCTGCCTCTGGTGGTTCAAGCAATCAAATCCA GTATTTGGTGAGCCGGGGATGTTTGGAGCCACTCTGCAATGTCCTCAAGTACCAAGGCGTTGATCTTGTGTATACGTGTCTGGAAGGTCTCCAAAATATACTCGAGGAGGGTGAGATCGGGAAGCAGGGTAATGAATCCGCGACGAACCCTTATGCACAGTTTATTCTGGAGAATGGGGGCTTGGACAATTTGGAGGATCTGCAGGATTTCGACAATGACGCGGTTTACAAGTTAGCCATGAAGCTCCTCGAGAAGTATTGGGACGAGGAAGTAAGCGATGACGCAAACTTGACCGCATCCAAAGACGGCCCTGCAGAGAATGTGGAGACGGTGCCGGAAGAAGCCACACAGCCACCGGTACCAGCGCCCAGCTCAGAGGGAATCGAGTGA